A DNA window from Theobroma cacao cultivar B97-61/B2 chromosome 5, Criollo_cocoa_genome_V2, whole genome shotgun sequence contains the following coding sequences:
- the LOC18597708 gene encoding ribulose bisphosphate carboxylase/oxygenase activase 2, chloroplastic isoform X2, translated as MATAVSAVGAVNRVPWNLNGSGPAAASLPSSAFLGNTLKKVTSKISHRKVSPKNFKVVAEYDESKQTSKDRWKGLAYDESDDQQDITRGKGMVDTLFQASMGTGTHHAIMSSYDYISQGLRMYNLDNTMDGFYIAPAFMDKVVVHITKNFLSLPNIKVPLILGIWGGKGQGKSFQCELVFAKMGINPIMMSAGELESGNAGEPAKLIRQRYREAADIIRKGKMCCLFINDLDAGAGRMGGTTQYTVNNQMVNATLMNIADNPTNVQLPGMYNKEENPRVPIIVTGNDFSTLYAPLIRDGRMEKFYWAPTREDRIGVCSGIFKTDHVPYEDIVKLVDTFPGQSIDFFGALRARVYDDEVRKWVSEVGVQNVGKRLVNSKEGPPTFEQPKMTLEKLLEYGNMLVQEQENVKRVQLADKYLKEAALGDANDDAIENGSFYGKAAQQVNLPVPEGCTDPSATNFDPTARSDDGSCVYS; from the exons ATGGCTACTGCTGTCTCAGCCGTAGGAGCTGTTAACAGGGTGCCG TGGAACTTGAATGGCTCTGGGCCTGCAGCAGCATCACTTCCAAGCTCAGCGTTCTTGGGAAACACTCTGAAGAAGGTTACCTCCAAGATCAGCCACCGGAAGGTTTCTCCAAAAAATTTCAAGGTTGTTGCTGAATATGATGAGTCAAAGCAGACCTCAAAGGACAGGTGGAAGGGGCTTGCCTATGATGAATCTGATGACCAACAGGATATTACAAGAGGAAAGGGAATGGTGGACACTCTCTTCCAGGCTTCTATGGGGACAGGAACTCACCATGCTATCATGAGTTCCTATGACTACATCAGCCAAGGCCTTCGCAT GTACAACTTGGACAATACCATGGATGGGTTCTACATTGCTCCTGCTTTCATGGACAAGGTTGTTGTTCACATCACCAAAAATTTCTTGAGCCTGCCAAACATTAAG GTGCCTCTCATCTTGGGTATTTGGGGAGGTAAAGGTCAAGGGAAATCATTCCAATGTGAGCTTGTCTTTGCCAAGATGGGAATCAA TCCCATTATGATGAGTGCTGGTGAATTGGAAAGCGGGAATGCTGGGGAGCCTGCAAAATTGATCAGACAAAGGTATCGTGAGGCAGCAGACATCATCAGGAAGGGAAAGATGTGCTGCCTCTTCATCAACGATCTTGATGCAGGTGCTGGAAGGATGGGTGGAACCACCCAATATACAGTCAACAATCAAATGGTGAATGCTACCCTGATGAACATTGCCGATAACCCAACAAATGTTCAGCTCCCTGGTATGTACAACAAGGAAGAGAACCCCCGTGTTCCTATCATAGTCACTGGTAATGACTTCTCCACATTGTATGCTCCTCTCATCCGCGATGGTCGTATGGAGAAATTCTACTGGGCTCCTACTCGGGAAGATAGGATTGGTGTGTGCTCTGGTATTTTCAAAACCGACCATGTTCCTTATGAAGACATCGTCAAGCTTGTTGACACTTTCCCTGGACAATCTATTG ATTTCTTCGGTGCCCTCAGGGCTAGAGTATACGATGATGAAGTGAGGAAATGGGTTTCAGAAGTTGGAGTACAAAATGTTGGGAAAAGGCTGGTGAATTCAAAGGAGGGCCCTCCAACGTTTGAGCAGCCAAAAATGACTCTTGAGAAGCTACTTGAGTATGGAAACATGCTTGTCCAAGAACAGGAGAATGTAAAGAGAGTCCAGTTGGCTGATAAGTACTTGAAAGAGGCAGCTCTTGGAGATGCTAATGATGATGCCATCGAGAATGGAAGCTTCTATG GCAAAGCAGCTCAGCAGGTTAATCTGCCTGTCCCTGAAGGCTGCACAGATCCATCAGCAACAAACTTCGATCCAACTGCCAGAAGTGATGATGGGAGCTGCGTTTATAGTTAA
- the LOC18597708 gene encoding ribulose bisphosphate carboxylase/oxygenase activase 2, chloroplastic isoform X1, whose product MNLQTVNSFLKDMESVVLLQSCGAVVKKGVSLLQWNLNGSGPAAASLPSSAFLGNTLKKVTSKISHRKVSPKNFKVVAEYDESKQTSKDRWKGLAYDESDDQQDITRGKGMVDTLFQASMGTGTHHAIMSSYDYISQGLRMYNLDNTMDGFYIAPAFMDKVVVHITKNFLSLPNIKVPLILGIWGGKGQGKSFQCELVFAKMGINPIMMSAGELESGNAGEPAKLIRQRYREAADIIRKGKMCCLFINDLDAGAGRMGGTTQYTVNNQMVNATLMNIADNPTNVQLPGMYNKEENPRVPIIVTGNDFSTLYAPLIRDGRMEKFYWAPTREDRIGVCSGIFKTDHVPYEDIVKLVDTFPGQSIDFFGALRARVYDDEVRKWVSEVGVQNVGKRLVNSKEGPPTFEQPKMTLEKLLEYGNMLVQEQENVKRVQLADKYLKEAALGDANDDAIENGSFYGKAAQQVNLPVPEGCTDPSATNFDPTARSDDGSCVYS is encoded by the exons atgAATTTGCAAACtgtgaattcttttcttaaggATATGGAATCGGTTGTTTTGTTACAATCTTGTGGTGCGGTAGTAAAAAAGGGAGTGTCTTTGTTGCAGTGGAACTTGAATGGCTCTGGGCCTGCAGCAGCATCACTTCCAAGCTCAGCGTTCTTGGGAAACACTCTGAAGAAGGTTACCTCCAAGATCAGCCACCGGAAGGTTTCTCCAAAAAATTTCAAGGTTGTTGCTGAATATGATGAGTCAAAGCAGACCTCAAAGGACAGGTGGAAGGGGCTTGCCTATGATGAATCTGATGACCAACAGGATATTACAAGAGGAAAGGGAATGGTGGACACTCTCTTCCAGGCTTCTATGGGGACAGGAACTCACCATGCTATCATGAGTTCCTATGACTACATCAGCCAAGGCCTTCGCAT GTACAACTTGGACAATACCATGGATGGGTTCTACATTGCTCCTGCTTTCATGGACAAGGTTGTTGTTCACATCACCAAAAATTTCTTGAGCCTGCCAAACATTAAG GTGCCTCTCATCTTGGGTATTTGGGGAGGTAAAGGTCAAGGGAAATCATTCCAATGTGAGCTTGTCTTTGCCAAGATGGGAATCAA TCCCATTATGATGAGTGCTGGTGAATTGGAAAGCGGGAATGCTGGGGAGCCTGCAAAATTGATCAGACAAAGGTATCGTGAGGCAGCAGACATCATCAGGAAGGGAAAGATGTGCTGCCTCTTCATCAACGATCTTGATGCAGGTGCTGGAAGGATGGGTGGAACCACCCAATATACAGTCAACAATCAAATGGTGAATGCTACCCTGATGAACATTGCCGATAACCCAACAAATGTTCAGCTCCCTGGTATGTACAACAAGGAAGAGAACCCCCGTGTTCCTATCATAGTCACTGGTAATGACTTCTCCACATTGTATGCTCCTCTCATCCGCGATGGTCGTATGGAGAAATTCTACTGGGCTCCTACTCGGGAAGATAGGATTGGTGTGTGCTCTGGTATTTTCAAAACCGACCATGTTCCTTATGAAGACATCGTCAAGCTTGTTGACACTTTCCCTGGACAATCTATTG ATTTCTTCGGTGCCCTCAGGGCTAGAGTATACGATGATGAAGTGAGGAAATGGGTTTCAGAAGTTGGAGTACAAAATGTTGGGAAAAGGCTGGTGAATTCAAAGGAGGGCCCTCCAACGTTTGAGCAGCCAAAAATGACTCTTGAGAAGCTACTTGAGTATGGAAACATGCTTGTCCAAGAACAGGAGAATGTAAAGAGAGTCCAGTTGGCTGATAAGTACTTGAAAGAGGCAGCTCTTGGAGATGCTAATGATGATGCCATCGAGAATGGAAGCTTCTATG GCAAAGCAGCTCAGCAGGTTAATCTGCCTGTCCCTGAAGGCTGCACAGATCCATCAGCAACAAACTTCGATCCAACTGCCAGAAGTGATGATGGGAGCTGCGTTTATAGTTAA